In the Helianthus annuus cultivar XRQ/B chromosome 11, HanXRQr2.0-SUNRISE, whole genome shotgun sequence genome, one interval contains:
- the LOC110934611 gene encoding ubiquitin-activating enzyme E1 1-like isoform X2 — MLKDGSETDAQKLISLVFSMLKDGNIDRVDEKIVRNFAFGARAVLNPMAAMFGGIVGQEVVKVCSGKFHPLLQVHWMLCCKQVRSLETH, encoded by the exons ATGCTGAAAGATGGATCTGAAACAGATGCTCAGAAATTGATTTCTTTGGTTTTTAGTATGCTGAAAGATGGAAATATTGATCGGGTTGATGAGAAAATTGTTAGAAACTTTGCGTTCGGTGCAAGGGCTGTGTTGAACCCCATGGCAGCCATGTTTGGGGGTATTGTTGGACAGGAAGTTGTTAAGGTTTGTTCTGGAAAGTTTCATCCACTACTTCAG gttcaTTGGATGTTGTGCTGCAAACAAGTTAGGAGTCTAGAAACCCactaa
- the LOC110934611 gene encoding ubiquitin-activating enzyme E1 1-like isoform X1 gives MLKDGSETDAQKLISLVFSMLKDGNIDRVDEKIVRNFAFGARAVLNPMAAMFGGIVGQEVVKVCSGKFHPLLQFIQAASLQQKELSYSLTGIWRKQRDPNFEYEGSKIVSTSSAIDLVIL, from the exons ATGCTGAAAGATGGATCTGAAACAGATGCTCAGAAATTGATTTCTTTGGTTTTTAGTATGCTGAAAGATGGAAATATTGATCGGGTTGATGAGAAAATTGTTAGAAACTTTGCGTTCGGTGCAAGGGCTGTGTTGAACCCCATGGCAGCCATGTTTGGGGGTATTGTTGGACAGGAAGTTGTTAAGGTTTGTTCTGGAAAGTTTCATCCACTACTTCAG TTTATACAAGCTGCAAGCCTGCAACAAAAAGAATTATCCTACAGTTTAACTGGGATATGGAGAAAGCAGAGGGATCCCAATTTTGAATATGAAGGGTCGAAGATTGTGTCCACTAGTAGTGCGATTGATTTAGTAATTTTATAA